AGACAAGATTCCGGCCATTCTCGACGAACTCCGCGAAAAGAACCTGATGGTCAAGAGCCAGGATTTGGACGTGGTGATGCTCGACGAATTCGACCTGAACCCTTGCCTGATCCGCAAGAGCGACGGATCTACCTTGTACGCCACCCGCGACCTCGCCGCCGCCTGCTACCGCAAGAAGGAATACAACTTCGACAAGTGCCTCTATGTGGTGGACCTCGGACAAGCGCTCCACTTCAAGCAGGTGTTCCACGTTTTGAAGAAGATGGGACGCGAATGGTACAAGGACATGTACCACATTCCGTTCGGCGTGATTCTGCAGCTGGTGGACGGCAAGTGGGAAAAGGGCAAGACCCGCACGGGAACTGCAAGCCTGCTTCGCGACGTGATTGAAGCCGCCCAGAAGAAGATTCTCGAATTCATCGACCAAAAGAATCCGGGCCTCGAAAACAAGGAACTCATCGCCCGCCAGATCGGCATTAGCGCCCTTACCTTCAACGACCTGAAGAACAGCCGCCTGAAGGACGTGCGTTTCGATTGGGATGCCGTGATGAGCTTCGAAGGCGATACCGGTCCGTATGTGCAGAACGCCCACGTGCGCCTCTGCAGCATTATGCGCAAGGCCGGCATTGAACGTGCCGATCTCGCCGCCGCAATCAAGGACGTGAACTTTGCCGAACTCGGCGACGATGCGGCCTACAGCCTCATCAACATCCTGTCGAAGAAGGGCAAGAAGATTCTGGATGCCGTGGCCGGTGACGAACCGAGCGTACTCGCCCAGTACGCCCTCGAAATCGCAGAAGCCGCGCACAAGTTCATCCACGAAGACCGCGTGCTCGGGAGCGCCGAAGAAAAGTCCCGCCTGTTCCTGGTGCAGGCAACACAGATTGTGCTCGAGAACGTGCTCGACCTGCTCGGACTCTTCCCGATTCGCCAGATGTAGTGCGCTTTGTGCACAGTAGACGGTAGGCAGTAAATTTGCTGCTCAACCGAAATCAAAAAACGAGAGCTTAAAGCTCTCGTTTTTTGTAGATCCCGTCGCTCACTACGTTCGCTCCAGGATGACATGCTAGTGAGAGCTTGTTTATTTCGTAAAACGTTTTAATTCCGTTCGTTTTCCGTCAGTAACGGCCACATGGTAAACACCTGCGGGCAGATTTCGCACATTCATAGCCGCCGTACGGAAGGCTTTGTAACGCATCACCTCGCGGCCCTGCAAATCCAGAACGCGAACAGTCGCGCCATTCTTAAGGTCACTCGCCAGTTCTACAAACAACATGTCGTTTGCATAATGGACTGAAGTTCCGTACACACTTGCATAGTTGCCCAAGTACGAAATCGCAGTCCTACCGGTATCCGTAACAGACGTATCTTTCTTCGTCGTATCCTTCGAAGGAACCACATCGTCCTTGCCAAGCAAACGCCACATCTGGTTCCATTCCCAGTCATTGGCCCAGCTCTGCACCACGCGCTCGCCGTCCGTAGTTGCACGCAAGTACATATTGCTGTGCTGCATCTTCATGCGCACCACGGAGCCTTCGTAGCCGGACTGCTTCTCCATGACAACCTTCTGATGACCGCCACCATTCCACTTGTACAGGCCCATGGTAATACCCGCTTCGGTAGATTCATTCGGAGTATCAATGGACAAGTCACCGAAGCCGAACCGGTAAGTTGTCGAAGAAAGCGGAGTAATCGTGACGACGGCAGCATCGGAATTGCAATCGCCGAGAGCAAGTTTGTCTTCTGCAGTTCTAACCATGCAAGTGCCAAAGTTCATCGAGAAAATGCGAACCGTATCGGGCTTCGCAGGTTTCGCCTGCCACACGCGCACCCAGTCCGCTTCAAAATAAGCAGGCTTGTCAGCCGTAATGGCGATGTCGTCGCCGGCCCAGCCGCCAATCGCCAGGTTCACGATAATGTACTGCGCCGAGAGCTGCTTGATTTCAGTCGGGCGATTGTAACTAGCAAACTTCTTGTCGTCAAAGTAAAAGCTTAAAGTAGATTCATCCCATTCCACGGCATAGTTGTGGAAGCCCGCAGAACGATCCACGTCGTCGTCCTTGTGGCCGCCAAAAGACGCCTCGTGGTCCCAAGCCGAACCATGGCTGTTATACCAGCTCGGGTCCGTGTAATGCAAGTAGTAATGGTGTTGCTTGCGCGAAGCGGGAATTTCCAAGATATCGATTTCGGGAGGCCAACCGTCTTGCAGAGTCCAGAAGGCAGGCCAAGTTCCTTTCTGCGACGGAGCCTTGAAGCGGCCTTCAATGTAACCGTACTTGACTTCGAAGTGTCCCTTGGTATCGATGGCTCCACTTGTGTAGTCTACCGGAATTT
The window above is part of the Fibrobacter sp. UWH4 genome. Proteins encoded here:
- the argS gene encoding arginine--tRNA ligase: MNSFEQEIAEALAATGSFEKEAAFKLISVPPDTTHGNFTIPCFSLAKVMRKAPKMIAEDLAAQVKLPAGLSKVEAVNGYLNFFIDRGFLAKSTLEEIAAKGLEYGHAAPNGKVVCIDFSSPNIGKELAFHHLRSTMIGNSLSRIYKAAGYKVERINHLGDWGTAFGKLIVMYLRENRPTDDATLDSLTVKELNILYAAFSKASKEEPGLEDEARAAFTKLEQGDEFYRKLWTAFRAATLKELMRIYDMMGVGFDHYTGESFFEDKIPAILDELREKNLMVKSQDLDVVMLDEFDLNPCLIRKSDGSTLYATRDLAAACYRKKEYNFDKCLYVVDLGQALHFKQVFHVLKKMGREWYKDMYHIPFGVILQLVDGKWEKGKTRTGTASLLRDVIEAAQKKILEFIDQKNPGLENKELIARQIGISALTFNDLKNSRLKDVRFDWDAVMSFEGDTGPYVQNAHVRLCSIMRKAGIERADLAAAIKDVNFAELGDDAAYSLINILSKKGKKILDAVAGDEPSVLAQYALEIAEAAHKFIHEDRVLGSAEEKSRLFLVQATQIVLENVLDLLGLFPIRQM
- a CDS encoding family 16 glycosylhydrolase, whose translation is MKKLFIISSMVALSASLVLADPPANFSGWEKVFEDNFDGTSLDKKKWNPTYNWGPTHNHRAYCAEENVIVSDGTLKLKGEKKVHPNANGKKAKFNNKEIPVDYTSGAIDTKGHFEVKYGYIEGRFKAPSQKGTWPAFWTLQDGWPPEIDILEIPASRKQHHYYLHYTDPSWYNSHGSAWDHEASFGGHKDDDVDRSAGFHNYAVEWDESTLSFYFDDKKFASYNRPTEIKQLSAQYIIVNLAIGGWAGDDIAITADKPAYFEADWVRVWQAKPAKPDTVRIFSMNFGTCMVRTAEDKLALGDCNSDAAVVTITPLSSTTYRFGFGDLSIDTPNESTEAGITMGLYKWNGGGHQKVVMEKQSGYEGSVVRMKMQHSNMYLRATTDGERVVQSWANDWEWNQMWRLLGKDDVVPSKDTTKKDTSVTDTGRTAISYLGNYASVYGTSVHYANDMLFVELASDLKNGATVRVLDLQGREVMRYKAFRTAAMNVRNLPAGVYHVAVTDGKRTELKRFTK